Within the Deltaproteobacteria bacterium genome, the region GTAAATGAAGAGCGCTATAATCTGTGAAGTAATATATTTGAGTGGAAATGGCATCCTCGATATGAACACTCGCGCTCCATCGCTCAATTTCCAAATTATCCTATACCAAAAGGGTTTGTTGTCAAACGCATAATACAGATACAAGAGAAACGGAGCATTTTTTTTCAATTTAGCAACACACATTTTAATGCCAGCCTCCGTATCGGGGATGTGATGTAATACTCCCAGTGAATATCCAAAATCTGCTGAACCATCATCCAATGGTATATGATCTACACTTACCTGATGGAATAAACAATTATTAAACAATTTAAGATTTTCTCGCGCTACCTGTAATGCTTCTTCACTGGGATCTATGCAGTACAAAGTACCCACTTTAGGAGCTACAAACTTTGCCCATCTGCCGCTGCCGCAGCCAAGATCAAAACCAACGCTGTTTTTAGGTAACTTATCCCACGGGAAAATAGTAAAATATGCTGAAAACATATCATATAATTCCTTGTCGTTAAGCTGGCTTTGATCAAACCTGTCCCATTCCTTACCGAAACCATGTACTACCTTTTCATCTATATTGTAGTTCGTTTTCATGATTATTAAAATGCAGGGTTTACAATTCCTCAACTCTTCATTTCAGATCTTCGCAACCTATCTTAAAATCTCCACATACTTTGGTGCCCAAACCTTGTTTGCTTTTTATCTTATTGTTCTGCACTAGCTTTTATGCAATCTTGAGACTCAATCCATCTATCCTTGATGCCCTTAACCTTTTGACTTTTACATAAACTATATTTTGACCAGGTTCTTTATTGGCTTTAGCAAGATTGATATTTTTTTCTGCAAGCTCTTTATCATATTCAGGTAGTAAAA harbors:
- a CDS encoding class I SAM-dependent methyltransferase, with amino-acid sequence MKTNYNIDEKVVHGFGKEWDRFDQSQLNDKELYDMFSAYFTIFPWDKLPKNSVGFDLGCGSGRWAKFVAPKVGTLYCIDPSEEALQVARENLKLFNNCLFHQVSVDHIPLDDGSADFGYSLGVLHHIPDTEAGIKMCVAKLKKNAPFLLYLYYAFDNKPFWYRIIWKLSDGARVFISRMPFPLKYITSQIIALFIYLPLARLAKLAELIGLQVDTIPLSFYRNRKFYTMRTDALDRFGTKLEKRFTKAQISKMMEDAGLKNIKFSDEPPYWCTVGEKS